In Gimesia benthica, a single window of DNA contains:
- a CDS encoding S1/P1 nuclease, with protein sequence MKRFALLTVFVLFLFVTVRPTQAWNYAGHRIIAAIAWDQLTPGRRMELVQLLKQHPRFEQDFQSRMPQIIKDATPEIQARWLFMRAATWPDIARSFKDADREKYHHGTWHYINQPIYLDDASKNALSKQLSANVATSIKAGDDVLGFNIIQALEYCVAQLKDPSVSQADKAVYFCWVMHLVGDSHQPLHSSALFSRRMFPEGDRGGNDIRIAKSNLHSQWDGLLGNSFKDSEIVGQAVGIERDPANKRLGESAAGDLNYVTWINESHELAREKGYSVEILEAARVSEAESGKFQKLSSLPQSYYRQAGSIAVKRTAQAGWRLAAVLEGVK encoded by the coding sequence GTGAAACGATTTGCGCTGCTAACTGTGTTTGTACTGTTCCTGTTCGTGACAGTTCGACCAACCCAGGCCTGGAACTATGCGGGGCATCGGATCATCGCTGCGATCGCCTGGGATCAACTGACGCCTGGACGGCGGATGGAGCTCGTGCAGCTGCTCAAACAGCATCCCCGCTTCGAGCAGGATTTCCAGTCGCGGATGCCTCAGATCATCAAGGATGCGACGCCGGAGATCCAGGCTCGCTGGCTGTTCATGCGGGCGGCGACCTGGCCGGATATTGCCCGGAGTTTCAAGGATGCGGACCGCGAGAAATATCATCATGGGACCTGGCATTACATCAACCAGCCGATCTATCTGGATGACGCTTCAAAAAACGCATTGAGTAAGCAGCTCTCAGCGAACGTGGCGACGTCGATCAAGGCGGGAGACGATGTGCTGGGATTCAACATTATTCAGGCCCTGGAATATTGTGTGGCGCAACTGAAAGATCCGAGTGTGAGTCAGGCTGATAAAGCCGTCTACTTCTGCTGGGTGATGCACCTGGTGGGGGACAGTCATCAGCCGCTGCATTCTTCGGCCCTGTTCAGCCGACGGATGTTTCCGGAGGGAGATCGAGGGGGCAATGATATTCGGATTGCAAAATCGAATCTGCATTCCCAGTGGGATGGTCTGCTGGGGAACAGCTTCAAGGATTCGGAGATTGTCGGCCAGGCGGTGGGGATCGAACGGGACCCCGCGAATAAGCGGCTCGGCGAGAGCGCTGCCGGGGATTTGAATTATGTGACCTGGATCAACGAAAGCCACGAACTGGCTCGGGAGAAAGGATACAGCGTGGAAATACTGGAAGCAGCCCGCGTGAGTGAAGCTGAGAGTGGGAAGTTTCAGAAACTGTCTTCGCTGCCTCAGAGTTATTATCGGCAGGCAGGTTCGATCGCGGTCAAGCGGACGGCCCAGGCGGGCTGGCGACTGGCGGCGGTGTTGGAGGGTGTGAAGTGA